The Listeria monocytogenes genome window below encodes:
- the coaA gene encoding type I pantothenate kinase, with protein MNDYNHYFHFPREEWRKLEVSKDQILTAEELEEIRGLNDRISLQDISEIYLPLIKLIAIQYHEAIFIHGEKMEYLKKKESRAPFIIALAGSVAVGKSTTARVFKLMLDRWFSKTRQVELVTTDGFLYPNKVLEERGIMDKKGFPESYDRDRFAKFLTDLKANKEDVEIPLYSHFTYDVLDETRVIHNPDIVIIEGINVLQADQHESLFPSDFFDFSVYMDANESDIKKWYLERFFMLRETAFQDESSYFHPYTKISEQEAETFALGVWDTINGVNLKENIEKTKYRADLVLHKGTDHLISDIYLRK; from the coding sequence ATGAATGATTACAACCACTACTTTCATTTCCCACGAGAAGAATGGCGCAAGCTGGAAGTGAGTAAGGACCAAATTTTAACTGCAGAGGAATTGGAAGAAATACGTGGTTTAAATGACCGAATTTCTTTACAAGACATCTCTGAAATCTATTTACCACTAATAAAACTAATTGCGATTCAATACCATGAAGCAATTTTTATTCATGGCGAAAAAATGGAATACTTAAAGAAAAAAGAATCGCGTGCACCATTTATTATTGCATTAGCTGGAAGTGTGGCTGTTGGAAAAAGTACGACTGCACGCGTTTTCAAATTAATGCTTGATCGCTGGTTCTCCAAAACCAGACAAGTAGAGCTTGTGACGACAGACGGCTTTCTTTATCCTAACAAAGTTTTAGAAGAACGCGGTATCATGGACAAAAAAGGCTTCCCGGAAAGCTACGACCGAGATCGCTTTGCTAAGTTTTTAACTGACTTAAAAGCAAATAAAGAAGATGTCGAAATACCACTTTATTCGCATTTTACCTATGATGTTTTAGACGAAACGCGCGTGATTCATAATCCAGATATCGTCATTATTGAAGGCATCAATGTTCTTCAAGCGGATCAACATGAGAGCCTGTTTCCAAGTGACTTCTTTGATTTCTCGGTTTATATGGATGCTAATGAGTCTGATATCAAAAAATGGTATTTAGAGCGCTTCTTCATGCTTCGTGAAACAGCTTTCCAAGACGAAAGCTCTTATTTCCACCCGTATACTAAAATTAGCGAGCAAGAAGCAGAAACATTTGCACTTGGGGTTTGGGATACAATCAACGGTGTCAACTTAAAAGAAAACATTGAGAAAACAAAATATCGAGCCGACTTAGTGCTGCATAAAGGCACTGATCATCTTATATCAGACATTTATTTACGTAAATAA
- a CDS encoding TIGR03943 family putative permease subunit: MFRVFILFGFGFYLMQLHISGDISKYINMKYAYLSFSAMIAAFLLAIIQLIMVFRDEDIGAKTEHMGHTHDGENTILKKIMVYGLLSYALIAGFLFPVATLDSTIVSAKGFHFPKNNAAGDDPYAQNQFLRPDTSGYFGETDYEKMMAKEKAEIIDQNPIKVNDSNYLMTMEILYNYPGEFTGKQIEFTGFVYNDEVTQDNNLFLFRFGIIHCVADSGVFGMLVQMPEKTDLKNDTWLTVKGTITQEYYSPFKMNIPSVQVESYKEVAKPKSVYVYRKY, translated from the coding sequence ATGTTTCGCGTTTTTATTTTATTTGGATTTGGTTTTTATTTGATGCAGCTTCATATTTCTGGTGACATCAGTAAATATATTAATATGAAGTACGCTTATTTATCTTTTTCTGCGATGATTGCCGCATTCTTACTTGCGATTATTCAACTTATTATGGTGTTTCGCGATGAAGATATTGGAGCAAAAACAGAACATATGGGGCACACCCATGATGGCGAAAATACTATTTTGAAAAAAATTATGGTCTATGGTTTGCTTTCTTATGCCTTGATTGCAGGTTTTCTTTTCCCTGTCGCAACGCTTGATTCGACTATTGTTTCAGCAAAAGGTTTTCACTTTCCGAAAAACAATGCAGCTGGAGACGATCCATACGCTCAAAATCAATTTTTAAGACCAGATACAAGTGGCTACTTTGGGGAAACAGATTATGAAAAAATGATGGCGAAAGAAAAAGCAGAAATCATTGATCAAAACCCAATTAAAGTCAATGATAGTAATTACTTAATGACGATGGAAATTCTTTATAATTATCCAGGGGAGTTTACTGGCAAACAAATCGAATTTACCGGTTTTGTTTATAATGATGAAGTCACCCAAGATAATAACTTGTTCTTGTTTCGTTTTGGAATTATTCACTGTGTGGCTGATTCTGGTGTGTTTGGAATGCTCGTCCAAATGCCCGAAAAAACCGATTTGAAAAACGATACTTGGCTTACAGTAAAAGGAACCATCACCCAAGAATATTATTCCCCGTTCAAAATGAACATCCCATCTGTACAAGTAGAAAGTTATAAAGAAGTAGCAAAACCAAAATCAGTTTATGTCTATCGTAAATATTAA
- a CDS encoding ABC transporter ATP-binding protein: MSEIAINVTNLDVKIGKKQILSDMSLEIAKGEIFGLIGPSGAGKTTLVKTIIGMEKATNGTTEVLGKVMPNLPVISKIGYMAQSDALYTDLTAKENLDFFASLYSIKGAAKKDRMKYAATLVNLQQDLTKKVNNYSGGMKRRLSLAISVLADPDVLILDEPTVGIDPELRKTIWEELGDLKANGKCILVTTHVMDEAEKCDRLAMIRNGKIIALGTPQELSSKTSSGKLEDAFLEFGGKD; the protein is encoded by the coding sequence ATGTCAGAAATCGCAATTAATGTAACCAATTTAGATGTGAAAATTGGCAAAAAGCAAATTTTGTCGGATATGTCTCTTGAAATAGCAAAAGGCGAGATATTTGGCTTGATAGGACCATCCGGTGCGGGGAAAACCACGCTCGTTAAGACTATTATTGGGATGGAAAAGGCAACGAATGGTACAACCGAAGTGTTAGGAAAAGTAATGCCTAATTTACCCGTCATTAGCAAAATTGGTTACATGGCCCAATCAGACGCACTTTATACCGATTTAACAGCTAAAGAAAACTTAGATTTTTTTGCTTCACTATATTCTATCAAAGGTGCAGCCAAAAAAGACCGAATGAAGTATGCAGCCACTTTAGTTAATTTACAACAAGATTTAACTAAAAAGGTGAACAATTATTCGGGAGGGATGAAACGTAGGCTGTCTCTCGCAATTTCTGTCCTTGCTGACCCAGATGTCCTAATTCTAGATGAGCCGACAGTCGGAATTGATCCAGAACTTAGAAAAACGATTTGGGAAGAATTAGGTGACCTAAAAGCGAATGGTAAATGCATCCTTGTGACGACACACGTGATGGATGAAGCTGAAAAATGCGATAGACTTGCCATGATAAGAAATGGAAAAATAATCGCTCTAGGGACACCACAAGAGCTCTCAAGCAAAACGTCATCTGGTAAGTTAGAAGATGCCTTTTTAGAGTTTGGAGGGAAGGACTAA
- a CDS encoding ABC transporter permease, which yields MRILAIVKRIINQFRRDKRTLALMFLAPLLLITLLTYLFEGDTVQPVVGVSGLSDSMVKELKANDLTIKTYSENTDVTAKIKDANLDAFFKQNGEKLEVTYENSEPSLSKEIGLKLQKTLMTEQQTQAKNQAKATGEALAKAGIDPNSIPSLTKSPEKLTLSTDYVYGDKDTSFFDTISPIFIGFFVFFFVFLIAGISFLRERTTGTLERLMATPIKRIELELGYLIGFGIFALLQSILVAVFSIQVLGMMQNGSLFYVLLITLTLGMVSLALGILLSTFANNEFQIVQFIPIVIVPQVLFCGIFPLDGMADWLVWIAHIMPLYYGANALTSIMVKGEGFASFATDFYILLGFVLVFVILNIFALKKYRKV from the coding sequence ATGCGAATACTTGCAATCGTCAAACGCATCATTAACCAATTTCGCCGGGATAAACGGACGCTTGCCCTAATGTTTCTTGCGCCACTTTTACTTATTACGCTTCTCACTTACTTATTCGAAGGTGACACAGTGCAGCCAGTTGTTGGTGTAAGTGGACTTTCTGACTCCATGGTAAAAGAACTGAAAGCAAACGACTTAACGATCAAAACATACTCAGAAAATACCGACGTGACTGCTAAAATTAAAGATGCCAACCTCGACGCTTTTTTCAAACAAAACGGTGAAAAACTCGAAGTCACCTATGAAAATAGTGAACCAAGCTTGAGTAAGGAAATCGGATTAAAACTACAAAAAACATTGATGACGGAACAACAAACGCAAGCGAAAAACCAAGCAAAGGCAACCGGAGAAGCTCTTGCTAAAGCTGGAATTGATCCAAACAGTATTCCGTCACTTACCAAAAGTCCAGAGAAACTAACACTCTCAACAGATTACGTATACGGCGATAAAGATACTAGCTTTTTCGACACAATTAGCCCGATTTTCATTGGCTTTTTCGTTTTCTTCTTCGTATTTTTGATTGCCGGTATTTCTTTCTTGAGAGAACGAACAACAGGTACGCTTGAACGACTTATGGCAACCCCAATTAAACGTATCGAATTAGAACTAGGCTATTTGATAGGCTTTGGTATTTTTGCGTTACTACAGTCTATCTTAGTCGCAGTTTTCTCCATCCAAGTACTAGGCATGATGCAAAACGGCTCCTTATTCTATGTGTTACTAATTACGTTAACACTCGGCATGGTTTCTTTAGCGCTAGGAATTTTACTTTCTACGTTTGCAAATAATGAATTTCAAATCGTACAATTTATTCCAATCGTTATCGTGCCACAAGTCTTATTTTGTGGGATTTTCCCGCTCGATGGAATGGCTGATTGGCTTGTGTGGATTGCCCACATTATGCCGCTATACTACGGCGCAAATGCACTAACATCCATCATGGTAAAAGGAGAAGGATTCGCTTCGTTTGCAACTGATTTCTATATTTTACTAGGATTTGTGCTCGTATTTGTTATATTAAATATTTTTGCTTTGAAAAAATATCGTAAAGTTTAA